The DNA window CGCCGTCAGGGCGCTCTGGCCTTCTCCTTGTTTGGAATCCTGTTGGCTCATGGAGACCTGAGGAACAACAAGCTGAGCCAGCTGGCCGTCAACCTATGGAACCTCAGCCACAAACATGGATATTGTGATACACGGGTCTCAGTGAGTTCACACACACCTTGGGttttgagtacagtatttttccgcactataaggcgcacctaaaagcctttaattttctcaaaatcctacagtgcgccttataatccagtgcaccttatatatgaaaatgggTTTTTGAATGGATCGTTCATTGAaggcgccttatagtccagtgcgccttaaagtgcggaaaatactgtatttctgtaGCAGCAGCAAACACGTGGATTCATAGGAACTCCTCCGTACTGACTCTGTCTCGTCTCCTCCAGGTTCGGACTCTGGAGTACATCAAACACCAGGCTCAGCAGCCCGATACGTCTCACTTCACGGATGTGGTCCACAGACTTGCGCTGCAGTCCCGCACCTGAGCGTCAGTCTCAGAGACCTTCAAGATGTCAAATTTCACACACTAAAGTTGTGTAAATAAACTACGAAGAAGACCGAAGAAGAGGAAACCGCCTTAATGTTTGAGTGGAAATTCAGTGTGAACATTTGAAGGGGTATGAGCGAATAAAAAGCACTTTGAATACTTAGTTTTAAACCGTAATAAACTCTCATAGTTCACTAAAAAGTTCAAGATTTTGGGGGGTTTTATGAGATAAGCTACTGAAATCTCAGATATCAAATCATTCAACATGTGCAAATTAAGATAACATTTATTGCTCTGAATGTGTTAtgctatttttttctattcagtccactttaaagcaaaaataaGTGACCGTGAGTTTTTTAGTGTTACGCCTGAAAAGGACTGAATTTTCATCCACATCAGTTTCTGTGCTGCGCCATGAACCAGCATCGTGCATACAAATTTAagattgttttaaaatgttgttcttTTCATGCATTTGAAGAAATAAACATTCCTATATGTGTCAACattcagtgttttcattttttttatcctaAAATTTCACTTTTCCCTGTATTTTCATGGaataaaaagacaggaaaatgtttaacattctcaaacttttctttttgtactttatttACTCAATTAATGAATCATCAAAAAGGCAAACACTCCCCTTTAAATCTGACAAGGAAAATAGATATTAAACAGCTGCAACAGGAGGGCATTTGGTCacacctttttttgtttcactgcCAGAGAATTTTACCAAAACTGAATTCCAGGTGAGCAAAAAGCGATTAGACCTTTTTTCCTTATTACACTGGTTTCCAGTGAATAATAAAACCTGTGTAATTAGGAGTGGAGCTTATACTGTTTATCTCAATGTGTGCAGTTGAGGAACCTTAAAAGCCAATTTTTCTGGATTTATCTAAACTGGGAGGTCTGCAGGGTGAAATGGTCACATGGAACAAGATCTTCCTCCACAAACGAGACATTCGAGCACAATTACACATTATACTGTTAATGCTGAGTCACTTAAAGATATCTGtagttttctgttcatttctttgTCGCTGCAAGTCTAACACCACCATAAAACATAAGCACTATTTTATCTGTAGTTCTGCAACACTAAAGTCAGCTGGTCTGGaactaaacaaaaagcaaataaattagTAAACTGatttaatcaattaattttcattgaTATTACAATCTCAACATACTATTTAATAGGTTGTTTTTCCaagccattttttttctttttgaatctcattcattttcctgaaggCAAGACGATCAATTATCGTCTCGTCGTCACGCGTTTATCCAAACCTGGGTTGAGGGTTTAAACTGGAGTTAATACCAGCTGACTGTGAGCGGAGGCTGGCTACACCGTAGACAAGTCCCCAGTTTATAGCAGGGACACGTAGAGAGACAGACACCcgttcacactcacattcatacctatgGTAAATTTAGAGTGATCGATtcatctaagctgcatgtttttagaggtgggacgAGGCCAGAGAACccgcagagaacccacgcagataaATAAAGACACATTACAGCGGAAGACCTTGGGACACTGGTTTATGAGTGTCGAATTCTGACTTCATGGGGAATCAGGAGTCATTTTAGCACAACCTGGAACACAAGTTACATTTTCAAATCTAAATACTTGACGAACTCTGGACTGAATGTCACAAAGAGGCCTAAAAGAAACAGGAGACAGATTgatgtggaaaaataaagacGATCATCGCCACAGAGAGGGCGCAACCTCTAAGGGCCGATGAAGTTAACACTGATTTAACATGCCTGATTGTGCACTGGCTGAACTGGTGTTGGAAAACCGATCCACCTACAAGAGGAACTGCTCAACTGGGAAATGTTCAGAAGAGTAAATGTGAGACACTTCTGCCCCACTGGAGGTTACTGGAGTTCCACAGCAGCTTTTGGAATATTTAAAGAAAGCTTCACTGACACACTGGTTTTCAGTCTCGTTTTCTTTTCTCTAATAAAGATCACTTTACACTTAAAGTCGACTGCAgctttgactttttattttacacagtgACATGTAGACAGCCAGAAACAAGCATCAAACAAGTGCTTTGAATGCCTCCTCACCAGACATTTTTTTATAACTTGGCAAttttgagaggaaaaaaaaacttgatcgCTCCACAAATTCCTCTTGGAGATGCATCATCGAATAGCAGCAGTAATGCAAGTGCACAATCAAAAGAGAGGCTTCTGCAGTGGAGTGATCTGTGCACAAACAACTGGATGCTTAAACTGAAACGGTCGAGTCAGCTCGGACCTGCGGCGAGACTGGCAGGAGGGTTGGTTTGGTTGATATTTAACGTGTAAGATGACCGCTGACAACTTCCTCTGCTGTAACAAACAGTGTGAGAAAATGAAACGGTGGCACTAACCACTAGTAGAGTTGAACTTACTGAAAGAATAAACTATAAGAGAATCTCAATGAAAagagcaaacaacaacaacacctctgtAGTACAGACTGACTAAAACCTCCTCTAATGATGCCATCAGTAACACGAAGTGTGGATTTCATGTGTGGCGTTATCCTCTCCCACTGGAGAAGGCAGTGGGTTAAGTTTTAAAAGTGATACACCCTAAACGGAGAGCAAGTcccaaatcaataaaaataataatagtaatcaatcatggaaacaataaaataatgtctGAGAATTTTGCAGTTTGGCGGCGTCAGTCCTGACAGTGCTGAGAGAATATTTTCACAGCCTGATACTTGCACTTATTATAAACTTTAAGTGttggggtttcttttttttggggggggggggcacacgcCTCTGACAATGCAGCACCTCGGCCCACCCTCGTTGTGGAGGTGGAGTCGTCgtcctctttttttgtgttcatttgttctcTTTGTCCTGGAAACGGGCTCAGTCAAGCTCTATGGGGCTGCTGTCGTCATGGGCTTCATCAGctacatcatcatcctcacctgaACCCATCAAGCTGTTCAACAGGTTTCCTGCAGGATCAACAAAGCGACTCTTATTCTACTCATAAGatgcacataaatacagacGTGAATGgtttgaatgaataaaacaaaaccaaacagtaTAATCAAGAATTAAATGAGACAACTCTGCAAAATCTAAACCTACAAGTTTTGAAAAAAAGCATAATTTGTGGtgtaatgtttatttatgtcataCAGGGATAGGGCTTAAACGtggaaataatatttaataccTGCATGACCAAATTCTTGCCCCACTCACCTAGCAGTCCCCCATATGATGGAGACTGTTTGGGTGGAACTCCAAAGAAAAGTTGTCCTATTCTGTCGAGATACTGAGGAGCCAGGAAACAACCAAAGGGGGAAGGAAGAGGACAACAAGTGGGGAGGTGGTTACAGAGAGGAAGGCAGTGATTGTGTTTACATGCACTCAAATACAAGacaacttttaatttttaaaaataaaataaattgctgACCTCCAGCTCTTACTGGGGGACGCGGAGGCGTTCCCAAGCCAGCACAGCTATATAACCACATGATTTTAAGCATCCATTGacacagattttaaaatcagattacAGTCATCAAACAGTGTTCCAACTCTTACCTCATTATACATGGGGTCCCTCTTCAGGGAAGGTTGATATTGCTCACATAACACTGTGAAAACTGTTAATTTACCCCTGAagaattaaacacaaaaacatataaGTGAATTTAATATCACTATGTTCAGAACATATCAGTAAGAAGACATGGGAACATGCAAATTCCGCACAAAACGGgacgcaaacccggaaccgccttgctgtgtggcgacatctctacccactgcaccaccatgcaatgaatcaataaatcagTAGATCGACAGTTTTGAGTGACAGGTTTTGCTCACCCATCCACTGCCAGCAGCAGAAACCAAATAAAGTTTAGTAGAGGCTGGACAAAGGGAGGGCCTTTCTCTATGGACGGGTGTTTCTCTGTGTATGTGCTGAACACCACGGAAgcactgtttttgttctttaagCAGAGGAACCTGGAGGAGGGAAACGGAAGGAAAGGGGAAAGAAGATGGCAGAAAAGAGtggcacatttttaaaaaaacagacagaaagagagaaaagttaaaggctttttttttacaggcacTGCTGACAGAAATAGACTTGACTGCAGGCAAAGGAGGCATCGCACCAGTTTCTCTGCTGCATTGAAACTGTAACATCTTAAATACAACCTTCCAAATACATTCAGTGAATGCTGAACATTACAAATAAATCCATTTAGACGACAGACATTCCCTGTCAAATATTCAGtctatctttttatttttatactgacCAAGGAAGGTGGTTGAATGACAAAAGATCATTTGAATGCCTTGGTGTAACACTTTACTCACTGTAGGACAGCCTGCACCACGAACAAGTCGACCTCACTGCGGAAGCCGCGTGACGCTGAGTATTCCACAAGCATCTCTGCACAGCCCTGCCCATCAGATGAGTGCAGGAAGTGGTAACGAGACTCACTGTAGTTTTGCTCTGGTCacacaaaaatgtatgttttaattGATATAAATTAAACTTTCAAGAAAAGACACAATATTTAGGACAACTGTATCAAAAACCGTGTTTTTCTGGACCCCTGAGATCTGTTCTGTGCACATCAATCTGACATGTATTGTGGCTTGTGACAAGAATTTATTTCATCATCTACACTTGAGAAAATACATGATTTGGTGATGACCTTTCCACAGGGTGACAGCCAGCAGTTGGTGTAGTTTTGGGTGACCCAACTTGCCGGATCCTCCTGTTGACCATTTTAAAGCTCTGGAGACAAACGCTACTCTCTCTGGGGAGTTCTGGTCCATCAGGCTGAACAGCTTCGCCAGGCTTTctataaaaaacacaaagaaggtttcaattttaatgttattattaatattgtgtATTTGTATAACTCCTGTTGTGAAAGGCAGATGTTTGGCACAGTCTCATAAATAAACTGGTGAAGGCCGATGCCTTCAACTTACCTAATATTTCATCTTCAACTTTTGTATCAGACTTCTCCAACACCTCCAGTACCAGCATGGAAAGGTCTGCTGCACTGTTTTGCTGAAGATGGAAAGAATTTTTACACAAGTGTCTTAAAAGAATTTATCACCCAGCTAGAAAACTGTCATCTAACAAAATTGTTTATGCAGACTGAAAAACTggctgtttttgtatttgcaaCATTTGTGGAGCTAAACTTAAAGTTGATATGAGGGTTTTACTAGTAAGAATGTAGTTTCTGTGCATTATTGCTTTgtaacaatacacacacacaaacagacacaaggCAAATAAAATAGCACAAGAAATTTATTTGGAAATTTTACTAATTCAGAGTGTTTCCAACACAAGAACAACAAAGGTAGAAACCTCTTGTTTGTACCTGGTTATAGCTGAAAAAGAGCAGAGCACCATTGTACATCAGCTCTCTTGCCTCTGCATGTTTAGCCTGTGACATGTACCTGATGAAGACAAGAGGGCAATACACATGAGATGACACATTATGCTTATCTGGACAAACACAAGCCCACTCAAGAACAGTTCAGCATGGGGCTGCAAGATAAGATGGCTTTGGAAGCAAAACTATTCAACCCCATTCTATGTTATGTTTATTATTAGAATACATACACTATTTATCAGACGCTTGCAAAGACCCAATCAATTAATAATGCCTCAAATAACTGT is part of the Antennarius striatus isolate MH-2024 chromosome 21, ASM4005453v1, whole genome shotgun sequence genome and encodes:
- the get4 gene encoding Golgi to ER traffic protein 4 homolog, with translation MSEQESLRCSSARNRGGVQRVEGKLRASVEKGDYYEAHQMYRTLFFRYMSQAKHAEARELMYNGALLFFSYNQQNSAADLSMLVLEVLEKSDTKVEDEILESLAKLFSLMDQNSPERVAFVSRALKWSTGGSGKLGHPKLHQLLAVTLWKEQNYSESRYHFLHSSDGQGCAEMLVEYSASRGFRSEVDLFVVQAVLQFLCLKNKNSASVVFSTYTEKHPSIEKGPPFVQPLLNFIWFLLLAVDGGKLTVFTVLCEQYQPSLKRDPMYNEYLDRIGQLFFGVPPKQSPSYGGLLGNLLNSLMGSGEDDDVADEAHDDSSPIELD